The following proteins are encoded in a genomic region of Bacteroidales bacterium:
- a CDS encoding type IV secretory system conjugative DNA transfer family protein, whose product METIINSIFEGAYSILSSGVEMLESVFFDSKKKEYSADFASIGTLLSSFNHGFCLTGKKNLTCKDSFQNAMCIGGTGTGKSTIVLIPSLFSMRGSFITHDPSGELFSKTSGFLKQKGYEVKVLNFANPHISCGYNPIFRATTSSEINKVSNMLIETTLGSGKAKDPFWSLQGKSLLTMLISILKTKDSEYQNLYNVRQLLNQLGGSPQGVDKLFSENADPVLFSEYKSFISHDDKLVSGVVATCKAALQLFSDDSVARVTSFDNLDFMEFRNKPTVLFIQNSVADQKYYSVLTSLFFEQFFSFLLGRFPNDDEQDIFLLIDECSSLNLPTLPLAIANVRKHRAGAMLLLQDYNQLIHNYGKPDADGIRANCFLKMYFTGQSLETCKELEQTLGKYQYEDEEKKKTVVRELMTSNEIRTMPIDEALLICGHHLPVKAKLKPYYENITYNAYSKIPAPNMLNEDLPVSVPILPLNVPEKVKYE is encoded by the coding sequence ATGGAAACAATTATCAATTCAATATTTGAAGGAGCATATAGTATTTTAAGTTCAGGTGTAGAGATGCTGGAAAGTGTTTTTTTTGATAGTAAGAAAAAAGAATATTCAGCCGATTTTGCATCAATAGGAACTTTGCTCAGCAGTTTCAATCACGGATTTTGTTTGACCGGAAAAAAGAATTTAACTTGTAAGGATTCTTTTCAAAACGCGATGTGCATAGGTGGCACGGGAACCGGCAAATCGACAATTGTGCTGATTCCTTCTCTTTTTTCAATGCGAGGCTCGTTTATTACCCATGATCCATCAGGGGAATTGTTTTCTAAAACAAGCGGTTTCTTAAAACAAAAAGGATATGAAGTAAAAGTATTAAACTTTGCAAATCCTCATATCTCCTGTGGGTACAATCCTATTTTCAGAGCAACCACTTCCAGTGAAATTAATAAGGTTTCAAATATGTTAATTGAAACAACTTTGGGAAGCGGTAAAGCCAAAGATCCGTTTTGGTCATTACAGGGAAAATCATTGCTTACAATGCTTATTAGCATTTTAAAAACAAAGGACAGCGAATATCAAAACTTGTACAATGTGCGCCAATTACTGAATCAACTGGGAGGCAGTCCTCAAGGAGTAGATAAGTTATTTAGCGAAAACGCCGACCCAGTCCTATTTTCCGAGTACAAATCATTTATCAGCCATGATGATAAGCTTGTTTCGGGCGTTGTTGCCACCTGCAAAGCCGCACTGCAATTATTCAGTGATGATTCAGTTGCCCGCGTCACAAGTTTCGACAATCTTGATTTTATGGAATTCCGCAACAAGCCAACTGTTTTGTTTATCCAAAACAGCGTTGCCGACCAAAAATATTATTCTGTTTTAACTTCGCTTTTCTTCGAGCAGTTTTTTTCCTTTCTGCTTGGGCGTTTTCCGAATGATGACGAACAGGATATTTTTCTTTTAATTGATGAATGCTCAAGTTTGAATTTGCCAACGCTTCCGCTTGCAATCGCAAATGTGCGAAAACACAGGGCTGGAGCAATGTTGCTTTTGCAAGATTACAATCAATTAATTCACAACTACGGAAAGCCAGACGCAGACGGCATTAGAGCCAATTGCTTTTTAAAAATGTACTTTACAGGACAGTCTCTTGAAACTTGCAAGGAATTGGAGCAAACGCTCGGCAAATACCAATATGAAGATGAAGAGAAGAAAAAAACAGTTGTGCGGGAACTCATGACGAGCAATGAAATCCGTACTATGCCCATTGATGAAGCTCTTTTAATCTGCGGACATCACCTGCCTGTCAAGGCAAAGCTAAAACCATATTACGAAAATATCACATATAACGCATACAGCAAGATTCCTGCTCCTAATATGTTAAATGAGGATTTGCCTGTTTCTGTTCCGATATTACCCCTTAATGTTCCCGAAAAAGTAAAATATGAGTAA
- a CDS encoding relaxase/mobilization nuclease domain-containing protein, with amino-acid sequence MIIKIKSHKNKNSFQKLLNYMLYDKDRLFDEKGNSFVVSHNLKGNNINEWVKQFKANEEYRKSKRSDSVVLTHEIISFHRDDAKNITIEKLENIAREYIKNRGINGLYLATPHFDKEHYHVHICASGIEYKTGKAMRLSKIELQKLKKNIQQYQIDKYPELSKSLVNHEKKGYALSDKEYQLKLRTGRATDKEQLIGMLKMCYKKAISKDTFFEMLNENGLKTYIRGGRVSGVIFNGKKFRINRLGFTDERLQYLDRSLKREKDLRELRKKSNEKKLGRNR; translated from the coding sequence ATGATAATCAAAATCAAATCACATAAAAACAAAAATTCATTTCAGAAACTTTTAAATTATATGCTTTACGATAAAGACAGATTATTTGATGAGAAAGGAAACAGCTTTGTTGTATCGCATAATTTAAAGGGGAATAATATAAACGAATGGGTAAAGCAATTTAAAGCAAACGAGGAATACCGCAAAAGCAAAAGATCCGATTCTGTCGTGCTAACGCATGAAATCATCAGCTTTCACCGAGACGATGCAAAAAATATCACAATTGAAAAACTTGAAAACATTGCAAGAGAATATATCAAAAACAGAGGCATTAACGGCTTATACCTTGCCACACCTCATTTTGACAAAGAGCATTACCACGTGCATATTTGTGCTTCCGGTATTGAATACAAGACAGGTAAAGCAATGCGATTATCAAAAATTGAATTACAAAAACTAAAGAAAAATATACAGCAATATCAAATTGACAAATATCCTGAATTAAGCAAATCATTAGTAAATCACGAAAAAAAAGGATATGCCCTCTCTGACAAAGAATACCAACTAAAGCTAAGAACAGGGAGGGCAACGGATAAAGAACAATTGATTGGGATGCTGAAAATGTGTTACAAGAAAGCAATTTCAAAAGATACTTTTTTTGAAATGTTAAATGAAAACGGATTAAAAACATATATCAGAGGTGGAAGAGTATCAGGAGTTATTTTTAATGGAAAGAAATTTCGAATAAACCGCTTGGGCTTTACTGATGAAAGGTTGCAATACCTTGACAGGTCATTGAAGCGAGAAAAAGATTTAAGAGAACTCAGGAAAAAATCAAATGAAAAAAAATTGGGTCGTAATCGATAA